In the Flagellimonas sp. HMM57 genome, one interval contains:
- a CDS encoding Gfo/Idh/MocA family protein, whose translation MEKLSRRDFNATLAKGVGGVTLLATTPLACAMGNAQNKKKLGVALVGLGSYSTYQLAPALSDTKHCYLAGIVTGTPEKENAWAEKYGIPKENIYNYQNFDNIAKNDAIDIVYVVLPNSMHADFCIRAAKAGKHVICEKPMAMNVEECDAIINACKKAEVKLGMGYRLHSEPYTQEIKRFVKEKTFGAVNYISADAAYRSTSNPNQWRLNKKLSGGGALMNMGLYAIQSVIYGTGENPISVSAQEFSTRPDYFKDTDETITAQFEFSSGTTGSIMTSHNISANRLFASCERGWFELDPASTYIPLAGRTSSGTLDFPQESQQKIQMDDFAKHILLNAPNLAPGEMGKRDMMIVEAVYESIAKGGEKIKLDFETDYGFGG comes from the coding sequence ATGGAAAAACTATCAAGAAGGGACTTTAATGCTACGCTGGCAAAAGGAGTGGGAGGTGTTACGTTATTGGCAACTACTCCTTTGGCATGTGCTATGGGGAATGCACAAAACAAGAAGAAATTAGGAGTGGCTTTAGTAGGGCTAGGTAGCTACAGCACATATCAACTCGCCCCAGCCTTGTCGGACACGAAACATTGTTATTTGGCGGGTATTGTCACCGGCACCCCAGAGAAGGAAAATGCTTGGGCGGAAAAATATGGAATTCCCAAAGAGAATATATACAACTATCAGAATTTTGATAACATCGCAAAGAATGATGCTATTGATATCGTGTATGTGGTTTTACCAAATAGCATGCATGCCGATTTTTGCATTCGCGCTGCAAAAGCAGGAAAGCACGTTATCTGTGAAAAGCCTATGGCCATGAATGTTGAAGAATGTGATGCGATTATAAATGCATGCAAAAAAGCGGAAGTGAAACTCGGCATGGGATATCGCTTACATTCGGAACCCTATACCCAGGAAATTAAACGATTTGTAAAGGAAAAAACATTTGGAGCCGTCAATTATATTTCGGCGGATGCTGCTTATCGTTCTACCTCAAATCCCAACCAGTGGCGGTTGAATAAAAAATTATCTGGAGGTGGCGCACTCATGAATATGGGACTGTATGCTATTCAAAGTGTTATTTATGGTACAGGGGAAAATCCAATTTCTGTTTCTGCACAGGAGTTTAGTACAAGACCAGATTACTTTAAAGATACAGATGAGACCATAACTGCCCAGTTCGAATTTTCAAGTGGTACGACCGGGAGCATAATGACATCACATAACATTAGTGCAAATCGACTTTTTGCCTCATGCGAACGTGGATGGTTTGAACTAGACCCAGCTAGTACTTACATACCTTTGGCTGGTAGAACTTCCAGCGGCACACTGGATTTTCCACAAGAAAGCCAGCAAAAAATACAAATGGACGATTTTGCAAAGCATATCTTATTAAATGCTCCTAATCTAGCACCAGGTGAAATGGGCAAGCGGGATATGATGATAGTAGAAGCAGTTTATGAGTCCATTGCCAAAGGTGGTGAAAAAATTAAGTTGGATTTTGAAACTGATTATGGATTTGGGGGATAA